One Pseudodesulfovibrio alkaliphilus DNA segment encodes these proteins:
- the prfA gene encoding peptide chain release factor 1: MFGKLEEIEEKYEKLEQELAQPDIFNNQERYRKVSKAHADLAEVVTLYREYKVCSRDLADNREMAHDSDPEIREMARAEVGELEDRIESLEEKIKILLLPSDPMDEKNIILEIRAGTGGDEAALFVADLYRMYTRFAEANRWKVEEMSSHFTGSGGLKEVIASIAGDKVYSKLKYESGTHRVQRVPATESQGRIHTSVVTVAIMPEAEEVDVELRPEDVRVDVFRSSGPGGQSVNTTDSAIRVTHVPTGMVVICQDEKSQHKNKAKALKVLRSRLLQMEQEKAKAEEDATRRSQVGSGDRSERIRTYNFPQGRVSDHRINLTLHKLPQIMEGEIDDLTDALISHYQAEALKRQGD; the protein is encoded by the coding sequence ATGTTCGGCAAACTTGAAGAGATCGAAGAAAAATACGAGAAGCTGGAGCAGGAACTGGCCCAGCCCGACATTTTCAATAATCAGGAGCGATACAGAAAGGTTTCCAAGGCCCACGCCGATCTGGCCGAGGTGGTTACCCTGTATCGCGAATACAAGGTGTGCAGTCGCGACCTGGCCGACAATCGGGAGATGGCGCATGACAGCGATCCCGAAATCCGCGAGATGGCCAGGGCCGAAGTCGGCGAGCTTGAGGACCGTATTGAGTCCCTTGAGGAAAAGATCAAGATCCTGTTGCTGCCGAGCGACCCCATGGACGAGAAGAACATCATTCTTGAAATTCGGGCAGGTACCGGAGGCGATGAGGCGGCCCTGTTCGTGGCCGACCTGTATCGCATGTACACCCGGTTTGCCGAGGCGAACCGCTGGAAAGTGGAAGAGATGAGTTCTCATTTCACCGGATCCGGGGGGCTCAAGGAGGTCATCGCCAGCATTGCGGGCGACAAGGTCTACAGCAAGCTCAAATATGAATCCGGCACCCACCGGGTGCAGCGGGTTCCGGCTACGGAATCCCAGGGGCGCATCCACACCTCGGTGGTCACGGTGGCCATCATGCCCGAGGCAGAGGAGGTCGATGTCGAGTTGCGTCCCGAGGATGTCCGTGTGGATGTGTTCCGCTCGTCCGGTCCTGGAGGGCAGTCGGTCAACACTACGGATTCGGCCATCCGCGTTACCCATGTGCCCACAGGCATGGTGGTCATCTGTCAGGACGAGAAGTCACAGCACAAGAACAAGGCCAAGGCGCTGAAGGTTCTGCGTTCCCGGCTGCTCCAGATGGAGCAGGAAAAGGCCAAGGCCGAAGAGGACGCAACCCGTCGCAGCCAAGTGGGCTCTGGAGACAGGTCTGAACGTATCCGTACCTACAATTTTCCCCAGGGAAGGGTGTCCGATCACCGCATCAACCTGACCCTTCACAAACTGCCGCAGATCATGGAAGGCGAGATCGACGATCTGACCGATGCCCTCATCAGTCATTATCAGGCCGAAGCCCTGAAACGGCAGGGCGACTAG
- a CDS encoding chemotaxis response regulator CheY: MAYDTNMRILVVDDFSTMRKIIKNILRQLGFTNIVEADDGSTAWEVLNKDNIDFIVSDWNMPTMSGIELLRKVRASEEYSDLPFLMVTAEAQQENIIEAVQAKVSNYIVKPFTPETLGQKIDKIFS, from the coding sequence ATGGCCTATGACACCAATATGCGCATCCTCGTTGTTGACGACTTCTCCACCATGCGCAAAATCATAAAGAACATCCTCCGCCAACTCGGCTTCACCAACATCGTCGAGGCCGACGACGGCTCCACCGCCTGGGAAGTGCTGAACAAGGACAACATCGACTTTATCGTCTCGGACTGGAACATGCCCACCATGTCGGGCATCGAGCTTTTGCGCAAAGTGCGCGCCAGCGAGGAATACTCTGACCTGCCCTTCCTGATGGTCACGGCCGAAGCGCAGCAGGAAAACATCATCGAGGCGGTGCAGGCCAAGGTTTCCAACTATATCGTCAAGCCGTTCACCCCCGAAACCCTGGGCCAGAAGATCGACAAAATCTTCAGTTAG
- a CDS encoding SHOCT domain-containing protein, translating to MRIPDFLISQSGFFDFLDHPMWLAWPFNAGYGEHILPAIARMGFIVLIFAVIIIFLRVLFGPKGRFRDHEMDREAREQTAAERAALEERLARGEITEFEYKILMKGLKD from the coding sequence ATGCGCATCCCAGATTTTTTGATCTCCCAGTCGGGCTTTTTCGACTTCCTCGACCACCCCATGTGGCTGGCATGGCCATTCAATGCGGGCTACGGTGAGCATATCCTGCCCGCCATCGCGCGTATGGGCTTCATCGTCCTTATTTTCGCGGTCATCATCATCTTTCTTCGCGTCCTCTTCGGCCCCAAGGGCCGCTTCAGGGACCACGAGATGGACCGCGAGGCCAGGGAGCAGACCGCCGCCGAACGCGCCGCTCTGGAAGAACGCCTTGCCCGTGGCGAGATCACCGAATTCGAATACAAGATCCTTATGAAAGGGCTCAAAGACTGA
- a CDS encoding flagellar basal body-associated FliL family protein → MVLLVPDDAEDITQETQPKAQLDNSEASKATQKVDLDLDDAPFLEDEEEEEEAPVVHDETPLFEQSEPKRQFDFGALLKNRLFLLALGVIALLVAVILYLLLREPAAPPLPPPPPRTAPTAAPAETVQAQEILIRLDPFLIEQRDRDNVIRFLEVRVIVSTEDEGLAKQFKQDTYTVRNALFYYLKNKDLQFLSDKKNSDKLKQELLAIINQYMGFGQFDTIFFEQYLVR, encoded by the coding sequence ATGGTCTTGCTTGTCCCGGATGACGCGGAAGACATAACTCAAGAGACGCAGCCAAAGGCGCAGCTCGACAACAGCGAGGCCAGCAAGGCGACGCAAAAGGTCGATCTTGATCTCGACGACGCACCCTTCCTTGAAGACGAGGAGGAAGAGGAAGAGGCACCTGTCGTCCATGATGAGACACCGCTCTTCGAACAATCGGAACCCAAGCGGCAGTTCGATTTCGGAGCGCTTCTCAAAAATCGGCTGTTCCTGCTCGCCCTTGGCGTCATTGCGCTTCTGGTGGCGGTCATCCTCTATTTGCTTTTGCGCGAGCCAGCCGCTCCGCCGCTGCCGCCACCGCCACCAAGAACGGCTCCCACGGCGGCCCCGGCCGAGACGGTCCAAGCCCAGGAGATACTGATCCGCCTTGATCCGTTCCTCATCGAGCAGCGGGACAGGGACAATGTCATCCGGTTCCTCGAAGTCCGCGTCATTGTCAGCACAGAGGACGAGGGGCTTGCAAAACAGTTCAAACAAGACACCTACACCGTACGAAACGCGCTTTTCTACTACCTCAAGAACAAGGACCTGCAATTTCTCTCAGACAAGAAGAACAGCGACAAACTCAAGCAGGAGCTGCTGGCGATCATTAACCAATACATGGGGTTTGGTCAGTTCGATACGATCTTCTTCGAACAATACCTTGTGAGGTGA
- the lpxC gene encoding UDP-3-O-acyl-N-acetylglucosamine deacetylase, which produces MLQTTIHKSVRCTGIGLHSGKQVEMVLRPATEDTGVLFSLRNETGTTFLTPAPSLVVETGLATVLGDGHQSVATVEHLLAAISGMGIDNILVEVTGRELPIMDGSAASFVYLLKQAGLRRLGKPRTVLSVKKTVEFEKNGKYIKARPHKGFHVDYTIEFVHPLIGSQRLELEINPKNFVTEIAKARTFGFLKEVDYLHANGLALGGSLDNAIVLDEYGVLNAEGLRFKDEFVRHKLLDFIGDMAVLGAPLHGHFEVFASGHSMNNAFLRHLDENRDIYLEPVTLPVPEGVRETVRGSGRLEPVSVTV; this is translated from the coding sequence ATGCTTCAAACCACAATACACAAGTCGGTGCGCTGTACTGGTATAGGTCTTCACAGCGGCAAGCAGGTGGAGATGGTCCTTCGCCCGGCTACCGAGGACACCGGCGTCCTCTTCTCCTTGCGCAACGAGACCGGCACCACCTTCCTGACTCCCGCCCCGTCCCTGGTTGTCGAAACCGGACTGGCCACCGTGCTGGGCGATGGACATCAGTCCGTGGCCACTGTCGAGCATCTGCTCGCCGCCATCAGCGGAATGGGCATCGACAACATTCTTGTCGAAGTCACTGGCAGGGAGTTGCCCATCATGGACGGCAGCGCCGCCTCATTTGTTTATCTGCTCAAGCAGGCCGGGTTGCGCAGGCTGGGCAAGCCAAGGACCGTTCTGTCCGTCAAGAAGACGGTAGAGTTCGAGAAAAATGGCAAGTATATCAAAGCTCGCCCCCACAAAGGGTTCCATGTCGATTACACCATAGAGTTTGTCCATCCCCTCATTGGCTCCCAGCGGCTGGAGCTTGAAATCAACCCGAAGAATTTTGTCACCGAGATCGCCAAGGCGCGCACCTTTGGTTTTCTCAAGGAAGTGGATTATCTCCACGCCAACGGGTTGGCCCTGGGCGGTTCCCTCGACAATGCCATCGTGCTTGATGAGTATGGTGTCCTCAATGCCGAAGGGCTGCGCTTCAAAGACGAATTTGTGCGGCACAAGCTGCTCGACTTCATCGGCGACATGGCCGTGCTCGGAGCCCCATTGCACGGACATTTCGAGGTGTTTGCCTCGGGACATTCCATGAACAACGCTTTCCTGCGTCATCTTGACGAGAACCGGGACATCTACCTTGAGCCGGTGACCCTTCCCGTGCCCGAAGGGGTGCGCGAGACCGTGCGCGGCAGCGGTCGTCTGGAGCCTGTCTCCGTCACTGTCTGA
- a CDS encoding DUF1385 domain-containing protein, giving the protein MLGLLALAAPQAVGGQAVIEGVMMRAKNTLAIAIRKSDGTITTEVRPWFTLIRHPWLKKPFLRGFPVLMETMVNGIKALNYSAVQAADDDDEEGELTTWHLVLTMVLALGAALGLFVVLPHFLSVGMEFLGLAGDVDSLSFHLWDGVIKMLIFVGYILAISYIPDIRRVFQYHGAEHKVIWTWEQGGDLSPDSSRFHSRLHPRCGTAFLLFVLVVSILLYAVLVPYLLLFYSPEHFFAKHLYIVGMKLFLMIPVSCVAYEMIKFAGKYSGNILCRMMCWPGMMLQLLTTKEPDDSQLEVAIAALRCAVNAEEC; this is encoded by the coding sequence ATGCTGGGACTTCTGGCCTTGGCCGCGCCACAGGCCGTGGGCGGTCAGGCTGTGATTGAGGGGGTGATGATGCGCGCCAAGAACACGCTAGCCATCGCCATCCGCAAATCTGACGGAACCATCACCACCGAGGTGAGACCCTGGTTTACGCTCATCCGGCATCCCTGGCTCAAGAAGCCTTTTTTGCGCGGATTCCCCGTCCTCATGGAAACAATGGTCAATGGCATCAAGGCGTTGAACTATTCAGCAGTACAGGCCGCGGACGATGACGACGAGGAGGGGGAGCTGACCACCTGGCACCTGGTTTTGACCATGGTTCTGGCCTTGGGGGCAGCCCTTGGCCTCTTTGTGGTCCTGCCGCACTTTTTGTCTGTGGGCATGGAGTTCCTTGGCCTTGCGGGCGATGTCGATTCCTTGAGCTTCCACCTCTGGGACGGCGTCATCAAGATGCTGATTTTCGTTGGCTACATTCTGGCTATTTCCTATATCCCGGATATTCGCCGCGTTTTTCAGTATCACGGGGCAGAGCACAAGGTTATCTGGACATGGGAGCAGGGGGGCGACCTTTCTCCTGATTCCTCCCGCTTTCACAGCCGGTTGCATCCAAGGTGCGGCACGGCGTTTTTGTTGTTCGTGCTTGTTGTCTCCATTCTTCTTTATGCAGTGCTGGTGCCCTATCTTCTGCTTTTCTACTCGCCGGAGCATTTTTTCGCCAAGCATTTGTATATTGTGGGAATGAAGCTTTTTCTCATGATTCCTGTGAGTTGTGTGGCTTATGAGATGATAAAATTTGCCGGGAAATACAGTGGAAATATCCTGTGCAGGATGATGTGCTGGCCCGGAATGATGTTGCAATTGCTGACGACCAAGGAACCGGATGACAGTCAGCTGGAGGTGGCCATCGCCGCCCTGCGCTGCGCTGTCAACGCCGAGGAGTGCTGA
- a CDS encoding YcaO-like family protein, translated as MMRLEDCPKAYTSDQDKACSPEETVRRVTARLAEACQGVLDRTERVDTGRLGIPVFVGVCGPEARRLMPTRKQMGKGASAEQAEASALMELVERYSYFHFWADESNFTRLTWTEAEEKWPGQVMDISLVAASVNESISEVDARRLMDLNRWRFHAALDVASGEFRYVPLDWFKKLNEFNGSSAGNTYEESIFQGVCELVERHVCALIDRRRPVLPTIDPKSSDDPVLTRLVECFEHNGVTLILKDFSMDYPVPTVGAVAWDARTFPALSEIVFTAGTAASPVKAAIRAITEVAQLAGDFETSRVYEASGLPKFTRIDQTQWLAQGPRVGFDALPDVEDDNILTELMVLARGLMERKTPLYSVSTMHQAIQVTTNYNFVPGFDFRERTPNGSIGLFVGRILAEEADFDDAFEGLEVMERIYPEAYFIPFFKALLALRMDDPGFAAEQFALAGPLQPANEERALCAFYEAYALSRQERWDEALVSLDRALAMDDECREYFNLRGVAHFKGGRYEVAAKDFEAALAIDSGSPHDLANLGLCHKFMGNAEEALDYLGAALKMDPGLEYARCHYEELRQP; from the coding sequence GTGATGCGGCTTGAGGATTGCCCCAAGGCATATACCTCGGACCAGGACAAGGCATGTTCTCCTGAGGAAACTGTCAGGCGCGTGACCGCACGTCTGGCCGAGGCCTGTCAGGGGGTGCTTGACCGGACCGAACGGGTGGATACCGGAAGGCTCGGCATTCCGGTTTTTGTGGGCGTGTGTGGCCCGGAGGCCAGACGCCTGATGCCCACCCGCAAGCAGATGGGCAAAGGTGCCTCGGCCGAGCAGGCAGAGGCTTCGGCCCTCATGGAATTGGTGGAGCGGTATTCCTATTTTCATTTCTGGGCCGACGAGTCCAATTTCACTCGCCTGACATGGACCGAGGCCGAGGAAAAATGGCCCGGTCAGGTCATGGACATCTCCCTGGTGGCCGCTTCGGTGAACGAGAGCATCTCCGAGGTCGATGCGCGGCGGCTCATGGATCTCAACCGCTGGCGGTTTCACGCCGCCCTTGACGTGGCCAGTGGAGAGTTTCGCTATGTTCCTCTTGATTGGTTCAAGAAGCTTAACGAGTTCAATGGCTCTTCCGCCGGAAACACCTATGAGGAGTCCATTTTCCAGGGAGTGTGCGAGTTGGTGGAGCGGCATGTCTGCGCCCTGATTGATCGTCGTCGGCCCGTCCTGCCGACCATCGACCCGAAATCCTCGGACGATCCGGTACTGACTCGGCTTGTGGAGTGTTTCGAACACAACGGGGTCACTTTGATTCTCAAGGATTTCAGCATGGATTATCCGGTTCCCACGGTGGGGGCCGTGGCCTGGGACGCCAGGACGTTTCCCGCCCTGAGCGAAATCGTCTTCACGGCGGGCACGGCGGCCTCGCCGGTCAAGGCCGCCATACGGGCCATCACCGAGGTGGCCCAGCTGGCCGGAGATTTCGAGACCAGCCGCGTCTACGAGGCTTCCGGGCTGCCAAAGTTCACCCGGATTGACCAGACGCAGTGGCTTGCCCAAGGGCCGAGGGTCGGGTTCGATGCGCTTCCCGATGTCGAGGACGATAATATCCTCACCGAGCTCATGGTCCTGGCCAGGGGGCTGATGGAACGGAAGACTCCGCTTTACAGCGTCAGCACCATGCATCAAGCCATCCAGGTGACCACCAACTACAATTTTGTTCCGGGTTTTGATTTTCGGGAGCGTACGCCCAATGGCAGCATTGGCCTTTTCGTAGGCCGCATCCTGGCCGAGGAGGCGGATTTCGACGATGCCTTTGAGGGACTTGAGGTGATGGAACGTATCTATCCCGAGGCCTATTTCATCCCGTTCTTCAAGGCGCTCCTGGCCCTGCGCATGGACGATCCCGGTTTTGCCGCCGAGCAGTTCGCCTTGGCGGGCCCGCTTCAGCCTGCCAATGAGGAGCGTGCTTTGTGCGCTTTCTATGAGGCCTATGCGCTGTCGCGTCAGGAGCGTTGGGATGAGGCCCTTGTTTCGCTGGACCGGGCACTGGCCATGGACGATGAATGCCGGGAGTACTTCAATCTGCGTGGCGTGGCCCATTTCAAGGGAGGACGCTACGAAGTAGCTGCCAAGGACTTCGAGGCGGCCCTGGCCATAGACAGCGGATCCCCCCACGATCTGGCCAATCTCGGCTTGTGTCATAAATTCATGGGTAACGCAGAGGAAGCGCTTGACTATCTCGGAGCTGCGCTTAAGATGGACCCCGGACTGGAATATGCACGTTGTCATTACGAGGAACTTCGCCAGCCCTGA
- the rpmE gene encoding 50S ribosomal protein L31 yields the protein MKKDIHPTTHKAKFRCHCGYEAELLTTKGQEVEVEICSNCHPFYTGKQRFVDTAGRIDRFRKKYAQFAPSGN from the coding sequence ATGAAAAAAGATATTCATCCCACTACGCACAAGGCAAAGTTTCGCTGCCACTGCGGCTACGAGGCCGAGCTGCTGACCACCAAGGGACAGGAAGTCGAGGTGGAAATCTGCTCCAACTGCCATCCCTTCTACACCGGCAAGCAGCGCTTTGTTGACACCGCCGGGCGCATTGATCGCTTCCGCAAGAAGTACGCCCAGTTCGCCCCGTCCGGCAACTAG
- a CDS encoding HD domain-containing protein — MLFGPHVAVLRSFAESHLTGGPDDALILLKLEHSLRVFDNAGHILDAEGVKGRMADLARLAALYHDMGRFPQYARYRTFNDRDSANHARLGVLALRGMEMPPGLSGHDWRIVRFAVAQHNAKSLNPALPARLELPVTVVRDADKLDIIRILLDHFEGNGEPSQAVIHRLDDAPDLYSEEIYDAIINGRTGDYRHMRYANDFKLLLMGWLDGLRYRSSLDMALERNYPARLLAQLPNDARIRRLGDAALSRISSCA, encoded by the coding sequence ATGCTGTTCGGGCCTCATGTGGCGGTCCTACGCAGCTTCGCCGAATCCCACCTGACGGGCGGGCCGGATGACGCCCTCATCCTTCTCAAGCTTGAGCACTCCCTGCGCGTCTTTGACAACGCCGGACATATCCTTGATGCCGAAGGCGTGAAGGGACGCATGGCTGATCTGGCCCGTCTGGCCGCCCTGTACCACGACATGGGGCGCTTTCCCCAGTACGCCCGGTATCGGACCTTCAATGACCGCGATTCCGCCAACCATGCCCGCCTGGGCGTACTGGCCCTGCGAGGGATGGAGATGCCGCCCGGCCTCTCCGGGCATGACTGGCGCATAGTCCGCTTTGCCGTGGCCCAGCACAACGCCAAGAGCCTTAACCCCGCCCTTCCTGCCAGGCTTGAGCTTCCGGTCACTGTGGTGCGTGATGCAGACAAGCTCGACATCATCCGCATTCTTCTCGACCACTTCGAGGGTAACGGCGAGCCCAGCCAAGCGGTCATCCACCGCCTTGACGACGCCCCGGATCTCTACTCCGAGGAGATATACGACGCCATCATTAATGGCCGAACCGGCGACTACCGCCACATGCGATACGCCAACGATTTCAAGCTGCTCCTGATGGGCTGGCTGGACGGTCTGCGTTATCGCTCCTCTCTGGACATGGCACTGGAGCGCAACTACCCCGCCCGGCTCCTGGCCCAGCTCCCGAACGATGCACGAATCCGACGGCTGGGCGATGCCGCCCTCTCCAGAATCAGCTCCTGCGCCTGA
- a CDS encoding TusE/DsrC/DsvC family sulfur relay protein — MAVVEFQGATFEVDEDGFLQKFEDWTPAWVDFVKESEGIKEITEDHQKVIDFLQDYYKKNGIAPMVRILSKVTGFKLKQIYELFPSGPGKGACKMAGLPKPTGCV, encoded by the coding sequence ATGGCTGTTGTTGAATTTCAGGGCGCTACTTTCGAGGTTGATGAGGACGGTTTCCTGCAGAAGTTCGAGGACTGGACCCCTGCTTGGGTCGATTTCGTGAAAGAGTCCGAGGGCATCAAGGAGATCACCGAGGATCACCAGAAGGTCATTGACTTCCTTCAGGACTACTACAAGAAGAACGGCATTGCCCCGATGGTTCGCATCCTCTCCAAAGTGACCGGCTTCAAGCTGAAGCAGATCTACGAGCTTTTCCCGTCCGGCCCCGGCAAGGGTGCCTGTAAGATGGCTGGTCTGCCCAAGCCCACTGGCTGCGTCTAA
- the prmC gene encoding peptide chain release factor N(5)-glutamine methyltransferase, which produces MGLTVQAIVRECATRLADVDSPLLSAQLLVGEVLGLSPLALSLERDMVLDTVQAGKIHDLTERRAAGEPVAYLLGRREFYGVDFAVTPDVLIPRPETEHLVEAALAHFPVEASLRFADLGTGSGILAVTLARLYPLAVGFALDRSGPALDVARRNARAHGVDQRIAFVQGDFTESVPCHGCDLIVANPPYVTEAEYAKASREVAAYEPREALISGPDGLDHVRGLLPKARNALRQGGVLILEIGCSQAEGVKFIMSSECPGFKDFVVTKDLAGHDRVVFMRRA; this is translated from the coding sequence ATGGGGCTTACCGTGCAGGCCATTGTCCGGGAATGCGCGACCCGGCTTGCGGACGTTGATTCGCCGTTGCTCAGTGCGCAGCTTCTGGTGGGCGAGGTGCTTGGTTTGAGCCCCCTTGCCTTGAGCCTTGAGCGAGACATGGTCCTGGACACGGTTCAGGCCGGGAAAATCCACGATCTGACGGAACGACGCGCGGCCGGCGAACCCGTGGCCTATTTACTTGGTCGCCGCGAGTTTTACGGAGTCGACTTCGCGGTCACGCCTGATGTTCTCATACCGCGGCCGGAAACCGAGCATCTCGTTGAGGCCGCTCTCGCTCATTTTCCCGTCGAGGCATCCCTGCGTTTTGCGGATCTGGGTACCGGCTCCGGCATCCTGGCCGTGACCTTGGCCCGGCTGTATCCACTTGCTGTGGGATTTGCACTGGACCGGAGCGGCCCGGCCCTGGATGTGGCCCGTCGCAATGCCCGTGCTCATGGGGTGGACCAGCGAATCGCCTTTGTTCAGGGGGACTTTACCGAGTCCGTCCCTTGTCATGGCTGCGACCTCATCGTCGCCAACCCTCCGTATGTGACCGAAGCGGAGTACGCCAAGGCGAGTCGGGAAGTCGCTGCCTACGAGCCAAGAGAGGCGCTGATCAGCGGGCCTGACGGGCTTGATCATGTTCGGGGGCTGCTACCCAAGGCCCGCAATGCCCTTCGGCAGGGCGGGGTGCTGATCCTTGAGATCGGCTGTAGTCAGGCTGAGGGAGTGAAATTTATAATGTCGTCCGAGTGTCCGGGATTCAAGGATTTCGTTGTGACCAAAGACCTCGCAGGCCATGATCGGGTGGTTTTCATGCGTCGCGCATAA
- a CDS encoding TIM44-like domain-containing protein, with translation MDRHEAARQMWSMLGSGDAAQPGPAAGGDSQVAVGFDPAEFLEGAKLFFSRFQQVSSSRELDELRGFLSDDVYEQALAALPADAALARTEVMLVDARLVERRSEGGRTWVTVFYDAQLRKGISGEQPYTVRTAWEFSRVEDAGNGLWTLEKINKIEH, from the coding sequence ATGGATCGGCATGAAGCTGCGCGGCAGATGTGGAGCATGCTCGGTTCGGGCGATGCTGCCCAGCCCGGCCCCGCCGCGGGCGGCGACAGCCAGGTGGCGGTTGGATTCGATCCCGCTGAATTCCTGGAGGGAGCCAAGCTGTTTTTCTCCCGGTTCCAACAGGTCTCAAGCAGTCGTGAACTTGATGAACTGCGCGGGTTTCTCTCCGACGATGTGTATGAGCAGGCTTTGGCCGCGCTCCCTGCTGACGCGGCTCTGGCCCGCACCGAGGTCATGTTGGTGGACGCCCGGCTGGTGGAGCGTAGGAGTGAAGGAGGGAGAACCTGGGTCACCGTTTTTTATGACGCCCAGTTGCGCAAGGGAATCTCGGGAGAGCAACCCTATACGGTGCGCACCGCTTGGGAGTTCTCTCGGGTCGAAGACGCGGGGAACGGCCTTTGGACACTTGAAAAAATTAATAAAATAGAACATTAA
- a CDS encoding response regulator — MRVLIVEDEFTSRKLLWALLADFGECDTARDGLECVDMFRRALDRGEPYDLVCMDIMMPNMDGHQALKEIRSIEQRKGILPPGETKVIMVTALNDPKTVVRAYYKGGAAAYLPKPIEVESLHAILRDLGLIE; from the coding sequence ATGCGAGTTTTGATTGTCGAGGACGAGTTCACCAGCCGCAAGCTCCTGTGGGCCCTGCTGGCCGATTTCGGCGAGTGCGACACGGCCCGGGACGGGCTTGAGTGTGTGGACATGTTTCGTCGTGCTCTTGATCGCGGCGAGCCTTACGATCTCGTCTGCATGGATATCATGATGCCCAACATGGACGGGCATCAGGCCCTCAAGGAAATCCGTTCCATTGAGCAACGGAAGGGAATCCTGCCCCCCGGAGAAACCAAGGTGATCATGGTGACGGCCCTCAACGATCCCAAAACAGTGGTCAGGGCGTACTACAAGGGCGGCGCTGCGGCATACCTGCCAAAGCCCATCGAGGTGGAATCTCTCCACGCAATCCTGCGCGACCTGGGACTCATCGAGTAG
- a CDS encoding class I SAM-dependent methyltransferase codes for MTEYDLDQPMDRLIELAVRKFGQVEFRKVTLGDIALEVLQVKDMQRYIETLANKARGGKGVSLPLWAKVWPSSLVLGYMLSRYPFTQGCRILEIGAGSAVNSLALASRGLSVTISDNDPDALLFSRINVLKNKLEKHATTSRLDFTVPDHGERYDCIVCCEVLYDEAVFEPLLAFLDGHLDFGGQAEIFLAMDEKRQARKFFTSAAEVYAMARTDSKYTEKDTGTERTVNLYRLKRKTS; via the coding sequence ATGACGGAATATGATCTCGATCAGCCCATGGACCGGCTCATCGAACTGGCGGTGCGCAAATTCGGGCAGGTGGAGTTTCGCAAGGTGACCCTGGGCGACATTGCCCTGGAAGTGTTGCAGGTCAAGGACATGCAGCGGTACATTGAAACCCTTGCCAACAAGGCCAGGGGGGGCAAGGGGGTATCCCTGCCATTGTGGGCCAAGGTCTGGCCGTCGAGTCTGGTGCTTGGCTACATGCTTTCGCGGTATCCGTTCACCCAAGGCTGTCGGATTCTGGAGATTGGCGCGGGAAGTGCGGTAAACAGCCTGGCCCTGGCCAGTCGAGGTTTGTCGGTGACCATCAGCGACAATGATCCCGATGCGCTGCTTTTCAGCCGCATCAATGTTCTCAAGAACAAGCTTGAAAAGCATGCCACCACTTCCCGGTTGGATTTCACCGTTCCTGACCACGGCGAGCGGTATGACTGTATCGTGTGCTGCGAGGTGCTTTACGACGAGGCTGTCTTCGAGCCCCTGCTTGCCTTTCTTGATGGTCATCTGGACTTTGGCGGTCAGGCCGAGATTTTTCTGGCCATGGACGAAAAGCGGCAAGCGCGGAAGTTCTTTACCAGTGCTGCCGAGGTCTACGCCATGGCCCGCACTGACTCCAAGTACACGGAGAAGGACACCGGCACGGAACGGACCGTCAATCTATACAGACTCAAGAGGAAAACGTCGTGA